A single genomic interval of Ictalurus furcatus strain D&B chromosome 20, Billie_1.0, whole genome shotgun sequence harbors:
- the plekhj1 gene encoding pleckstrin homology domain-containing family J member 1, whose product MRFNEKELVFLSRQPSERAAELSMKGPKKGDVMKKRLVKLIVNFLFYFRTYEEEPIGALLLEQCRVERENDLAFSITFLDEAERKYLFECNSREQCVEWMDAIVKASYEFMRKNLIFYRSEIHRLTGKDPLEQYGISDETRFQVSNALPPPPP is encoded by the exons ATGCGGTTTAATGAGAAAGAGCTGGTGTTCCTGAGCCGCCAGCCGTCAGAGAGAGCGGCCGAGCTGAGCATGAAGGGACCGAAGAAAGGAGACG TTATGAAGAAGAGACTCGTCAAGCTTATAGTCAATTTCCTGTTTTACTTTCGCACCTATGAGGAGGAG CCAATTGGGGCTTTGCTTCTGGAGCAGTGTAGAGTCGAAAGAGAAAATGATCTCGCCTTCTCCATCA cttTCCTAGATGAGGCTGAGAGAAAGTACCTGTTTGAATGTAATTCTCGGGAGCAATGCGTGGAATGGATGGATGCTATTGTAAAAGCCAG CTATGAGTTTATGCGCAAGAACCTCATCTTCTATCGATCTGAGATCCATCGACTGACTGGCAAG GACCCGTTGGAGCAGTATGGGATTTCAGATGAGACACGCTTCCAGGTGAGCAATGCGctccctcctccacctccttaA